A single region of the Bdellovibrionales bacterium CG10_big_fil_rev_8_21_14_0_10_45_34 genome encodes:
- a CDS encoding DNA ligase (NAD(+)) LigA, translated as MNSSKNELFKELQRLKQVLSRHNYLYHVLDSPEITDKEFDQLYARLIEIEAAHPDWVSPESPSQRVGDTPISQFEKKPHRLAMLSLQNTYNTEEILEFDTRLKKIIGNLEIQYLCEPKLDGLAIELVYEDGRLVSALTRGDGQTGEEVLSTVRTIPSIPLQLLGDEYPKLLEVRGEVIMKKQDFAALNEAQQEAGQRAFANPRNAAAGSVRQLDPKIAATRPLSFVVYGLGVVEGASQSHLSKWPQAFSQWGLPCFQPANSLEELFVKAGAPTFQTGRLSFIAQDAASAVGYYEAIQKLRHTLDFDIDGVVIKVDSLRFQEEAGYVARSPRWAVAAKFEPERGVTVIKNIQVQVGRTGALTPVAIMEPVEVGGVTIVHATLHNQDEISRKDIRVGDTVLLHRAGDVIPEIIEVDLKFRPKDSEPFFLPSSCPVCSQPVKQEEDEVVTRCVNPICPAKIKESIKHFCSRRAMNVEKVGDKLIDKLCDLHLVSRFSDLYKITQEDLQNLERQGDKSIANILNSIEKSKSTSLPKFIFALGIRFVGEQSAKNIALHFRNIENFLKATQEELLQIEGVGEKVAAMICQELTNKEFVREIQELVNAGVHFESVHEKAEGPFSGKTFVITGTLDESRDEVKLWLESLGAKVSSSISKKTHYLIAGEDAGSKLEKAKGLGVTVISLAEARQLAAE; from the coding sequence ATGAACTCTTCAAAGAATGAACTTTTCAAAGAACTTCAACGACTTAAGCAAGTATTGAGTCGCCACAACTATCTTTACCATGTCTTAGACTCCCCTGAGATAACAGATAAGGAATTTGACCAGCTTTATGCCAGGTTAATAGAGATTGAAGCTGCGCATCCAGACTGGGTAAGCCCAGAAAGTCCGTCCCAGCGTGTCGGAGACACCCCAATTTCTCAGTTCGAAAAAAAGCCGCACCGCTTGGCCATGCTTTCACTTCAAAATACCTACAACACCGAAGAAATCCTTGAGTTCGATACACGTTTAAAAAAAATTATTGGAAATCTAGAAATTCAGTACCTTTGCGAGCCCAAGCTCGATGGATTAGCGATTGAGCTGGTTTATGAAGATGGCCGCCTAGTTTCTGCGCTCACTCGCGGAGACGGGCAAACCGGCGAAGAAGTACTCTCAACCGTCAGAACAATCCCCAGTATCCCCTTGCAGCTTTTGGGGGATGAGTATCCGAAACTTTTAGAAGTTCGCGGTGAAGTTATTATGAAAAAGCAGGATTTCGCAGCCTTGAATGAAGCTCAACAAGAGGCTGGGCAAAGAGCCTTCGCAAACCCCAGAAACGCCGCCGCAGGAAGCGTGCGTCAGCTTGATCCGAAGATCGCGGCCACTCGCCCTTTAAGTTTTGTTGTTTATGGTCTGGGTGTTGTTGAAGGAGCAAGCCAAAGCCACCTATCCAAGTGGCCACAGGCCTTTTCTCAGTGGGGGCTACCTTGTTTTCAACCTGCAAACTCTCTCGAAGAGCTCTTTGTAAAGGCTGGGGCTCCGACGTTTCAGACAGGGCGCCTCTCTTTTATAGCCCAAGATGCCGCTTCCGCTGTTGGGTACTACGAAGCCATTCAAAAACTAAGACACACTCTCGACTTCGATATCGACGGTGTTGTTATTAAGGTCGACTCCCTTCGGTTTCAAGAAGAGGCAGGATACGTTGCCCGAAGCCCTCGCTGGGCCGTGGCCGCCAAGTTTGAACCCGAACGAGGTGTAACGGTAATAAAAAACATACAAGTCCAAGTGGGCAGAACAGGCGCTCTGACTCCGGTTGCTATTATGGAGCCTGTAGAAGTTGGCGGAGTAACAATTGTGCATGCTACGCTCCACAATCAAGATGAAATTTCGCGAAAAGATATTCGCGTTGGCGATACTGTTCTTTTACACAGAGCCGGTGATGTTATACCGGAGATTATCGAAGTCGACCTAAAGTTTCGGCCAAAAGATTCGGAGCCTTTCTTTTTGCCATCAAGCTGCCCCGTCTGCAGCCAACCGGTGAAGCAAGAAGAAGACGAGGTCGTCACTCGATGTGTGAATCCTATTTGTCCCGCTAAAATCAAAGAATCCATAAAGCATTTCTGCTCGAGACGCGCAATGAACGTAGAGAAAGTGGGAGACAAACTCATCGATAAGCTCTGCGATCTTCATTTAGTTTCGCGTTTTTCGGATCTTTATAAAATCACTCAAGAAGATCTCCAAAACCTTGAACGCCAAGGCGATAAAAGCATCGCAAATATTCTTAATAGCATCGAAAAGAGCAAATCGACTTCGCTTCCGAAATTCATCTTTGCTTTGGGTATACGCTTTGTCGGCGAACAAAGCGCTAAAAATATTGCTCTTCACTTTCGTAACATCGAGAATTTCTTGAAGGCGACTCAAGAGGAGCTTTTACAAATCGAAGGTGTGGGCGAAAAGGTTGCGGCAATGATTTGTCAGGAGCTCACTAACAAAGAGTTTGTCCGCGAGATTCAAGAACTCGTGAATGCGGGCGTTCATTTTGAGAGCGTTCATGAAAAAGCCGAAGGCCCTTTTAGTGGCAAGACATTTGTAATCACTGGTACGCTTGACGAGTCACGCGATGAGGTAAAACTTTGGCTTGAGAGCTTGGGTGCAAAGGTTAGCTCTAGTATTAGTAAAAAGACTCACTATTTAATCGCCGGCGAGGATGCTGGCTCGAAGTTAGAGAAAGCTAAGGGACTGGGAGTTACTGTGATCTCTTTAGCCGAAGCTCGGCAGCTTGCAGCTGAGTAA